In Mytilus edulis chromosome 8, xbMytEdul2.2, whole genome shotgun sequence, the genomic window tccaaattaaggggaattaaCCTAGGCACACCAAGGCACATCTATTACAAaggttagtattacatacatcattagggttagaattacagacttcattagggttagtattacagacatcataagggttaggattacagacatcattcgggttagtattacagaaatCATTAGGGTAAGGATTACAGACATCAATAGGGTAAGTATaaaagacatcattagggttagtattacagacatcattagggctAAAACTACAgacctcattagggttagtattacagacatcattaaggtaaggattacagacatcattagggttagtataacagacatcattagggttagtattacagacatcattagggtaagtatTACGAACATccttaggattagtattacagacatcgttggggttagtattacatacatcattagggttagtattacagacatcattaggtttagtattacagacatcattaaggtGTTACGGAGGGGGTCGGTGAGGACACCTCCCGGGACGTGTAGTGGCCAGTTCTTCGCCCCTATTCGACCATcgggatacctgatatcagattatggctgaataacaaacaataaatcaaatgaaatgtatatttttttcacaaatgtaCAGTAATTgcatgaatattaaacaaagtagGAAATAAACAGGAGTCAGAAAACTTTCTAAACTGAAgttcaaaaataaagtaatttaaaatgtaaaaatgaaaaatagagtgttcccagagttagtcttaaaagtaaagtaaatttgCTTCGCCTTGTGTTTTAAAGTAGTAAAATTGCACCAAAAAGGGGTGACTAACTCTGGCGAACTGCACCGAAGTGGTGGCTAACTCTAGACTCGAGTAGTACTAATTTTAGTTCCGGCGAGTATTTGGAGGCCTGTGCAAGGCCGATTCcgactgaatatcaaatgataTCCTAAACTTGTCATTAATCAGGAGAACTTTAACAGAAAAGGTACTGAAGAAAAGTTgaataaatgaatattcttaaaacatgataaaagcatcaaaagttaaacaatgaaacaGTTAAATTAACATTCTTTACTTTTATCCtactatatttaaatcaaatttaacttgaaataaacatttaaatactaaataattaatccgtccaaattaaggggaattaaCCTAGGCACACCAAGGCACATCTATTACAAAGGTTAGTATTACATACACCATTAGGGTTAGAATTACATacttcattagggttagtattacagacatcataagggttaggattacagacatcattagggttagtattacagaaatCATTAGGGTAAGGATTACAGACATCAATAGGGTAAGTATaaaagacatcattagggttagtattacagacatcattagggctAAAACTACAgacctcattagggttagtattacagacatcattaaggtaaggattacagacatcattagggttagtataacagacatcattagggttagtattacagacatcattaggattagtattacagacaccATAAGGATTAGTAtcacagacatcattaggataaGTTTTACAGACATCCTTAaggttagtattacatacatcattaggaatattattacagacatcattagggttagtattacagacatcattaggactagtataacagacatcattagtgttagtattacagacatcattagggttagtattacagacatcattagggttagtattacagacatcattagggttagaattacagacctcattagggttagtattacaaacgtcattagggttagtattacagacatcattagggttagtattacaaacagcattagggttagtattacggACCTCATTAGGGTTAGAATTACAGACCTCATTAGAGTTAATATTACAGACATCATCAGGGTAAGTATTAAAGAattcattagggttagggttacaacCATCATTAATGTTAGGTTTATAGGTATCATAGTGTTACAGACATCactaggattagtattacagacattattagggttagtattagagacgtcattaggattagtattacagattTACAGTATTACATTTCTATTTGTAATGACATTTGCAGAaaagtaattattttttcaacaatttttattgaATCGTATGAAATACTCagaaaaattgtacattttttaaacatataattagGATATAATCATATACCCTCCCCCACCCGACCCTATATTGAGTTACgtgaatgttattcaatagaatatgaGAATATCTTATTAAGTTGAttatttgatagagtaaaaggtgtACATAATTTAATAAAAGTTAAGAACTGCCaagaagacgaatataaatacatgtaggtcacagtatttAGTgtttatcgtcctgaacatgcatgaaatattgccactggatgttaagcaagcATTCAATAATCAATCGACCTATTTAATGTAACACAATAAGATTATCAAAACCTTGCACACTAATAATTTAAATTTGGCTtcattttatgaaagtctacattgaATTCAGCTCACATATATGATGTTTCTGTATTGtagaaataaattaacaaaatttatttttaagattaaAATGCAGGCAATGACGATTTCTTTTACacatcatcgattgaacttttaAAGATAAATCCCCAAATCGGAAACAAAAAACCATCAGACGAgtataattttgaagtaaattatagattgcatttATATAGGGAAAATAATAACCtgacacaggtcattattttatgccttggaggATATTTCTTTGAAACATAGTATCGTTCGGGTTGATTATAAGATGAtaatatgaaataagaaaaaaaaatggagatcAAATTCTCTGCTCATTagtctggttgttgtctcattggcacatttCCTGTTTCAATTCGCAATGAAGTCAATAAGACGGCagcaaaaacaataaatttgaCTGTTGTAGGTTTTCATTCAACAGTATAAATAGTGACAATTATTCAGTATTCAATGCATCAAACTGACGTCAAACGTCGAGACATAACTTTTAATCAAATTGAAGTTGAAATAAACACTTAGTAAGATAATTGTATCACGACAAGAGATAATACTTATCTGTACACACATTTAATTGACTTGCTTTACAGGTAAGTGCACTATTCGAGTTCTTTTTACAATTTGATGAATATAACTAGAGCTGACCAAACGACAACACATATCGTTATACTCCCACTGGTCCTAAAAGTTATAATAACAGGACAATGCTACATTGTATGACTTTTAtctgtaaaaatcaaaataataatttttctcACTTCAGTTGCGTACCTTCCAGTACGTAGACTCACAGGTTTATAATCAACATTTTACAAATGCACTTCTTTCACTTACATAGCACTCGTCTGGCTAATAAGTGAAAAGTAACCACAAAATAGTTAACTTGCAttaatatctttaattttttggaACAAAAGTAGAATCCAAATAAAAGTCCTTTAGTTGAGGCCTTGTCACCGTCAAGTAGCTTCAATGGTcgaaaatgcaaataaaaaatgaCGACGATAATTCTTCAGCtaaagtttttttcattttaattcaaacatgtctAATGCATCACAAAAAAGATAAATTACATCTTGGATGCATTAAtttgaaacaattttaaattccAGGAAACTTTACAAATGAGTTTGGCGTAAAGACGTAAATAGCTAGAGGTGAAGTCATAAAAATCAAAACTTACAAACTTATTACAATCATATTTTTTCTACGATTCGGATACAATTGCGTCTTTTAGGGtaattgtttcattttcaaaaatatcaatgtAATCCATCATTTATCCAAAAATTGCGGTACATATTTTAGTTACTATCATCAACTGTTGATTTTTAAGTTGGTATCTATAATAAACTCAATCTAGTTTTAAGACTAACACTGTTCGACAAATGTAATTTATCTTGACACTTTTTCATTGTTATCGGAGCTGACGAAATATATAGGGCTACACAATAATATGTATCATTAAactttgtgtgtcgcttctcttccttccacgataaattaatcatcatgcctctgtgctTGCATAGTCTTATTTGTCATCCATGCTTATTATTATTccgattgagttatttttggagaaaaacgacaaaaaaggagtccggatattgattccgtcatcagactgacttttagtcataggaaagacttccggtttgatacttgcacaaatacaaccaatcatatgatagataacaaaactgaaaaataaataagccattcagagcgttctccatatcatgttctttttttataattatacctccttatagtggacaattatttttcgcgtttatctacatgtaaactacgaatATACTACTTTAATAcgtagagactctctgtattctgtccacttttttattttaaatgttcacTATTTAAGGGATTATACTAGTTGcatataatatatattgaaaaaactaaaaaatttcggaatgtgtcaatagtacaccgatgccacatcggcactatatttacAAAGTTTCGAGATTGGACTtccaatttcatcaaaaactacctcgaccacaAACGTTACCTAAATCGGGtaagacggacgaacgaacgaaatGAACAAAAGCACGTAtccacagactagaaaacataatgcctataaatTGGGCATACACATTCATTGTTAAAAGTGAAAGTattgatttggcaaaaatgaaagtagggtacaGATAAGAGGGAGGCAAGACCCTTATCGTGACGTCGGCATCGGGTTTTTTAAGCTCGAGATTTGGGAATTGATTCTTACGAGATCCGGGCACATATTTttgatttcgggatatgaatttctttgaATTCTGTATCTcgggatttcatttttttaagccAGGGATTTCATTTTTCAAGCCTGGGATTTCGAGATTAGGACCCCTCTGATCACCTCTCAAATTGGGCTCAGCCGGTCTtaatcatttatacaagattcatatccttccattggcatgttaataaggccctcaaaagaaaaagcactgatggattgtcttAGAAGCATactttattagactaataatggtctttatatataagcagttacatttatttcatatttgaagcggtgcaaatttttaactTAGTTTGACTTTTACCAACAGATGCCTTTCaggtcaaggaacagtaaatgggctatgtcgcagattttgctaaaaaaaaatgcatacaatCTTAGCTTGTTGATCtacaactgaaaatcgaaaaaataatacatttatctcttttattatctgaaaaattgcagattgatttcttttaatatgggtgaatatttgtatagaaagcacataaaatcggcgaaaaaccttctaaaatttgtcttaaaatcgccAAATATCTTATTCTACTCCATAGATatttcttaaaaaactatatattgttgacgcataaatttctgttttaatgatataaaataatcatagGGTGACCGACTTCGTTTTTTGTCTAATAATCAATTTGTTACCTTGTTGGTAGTGAAAAACGTCAAAAACTAACGTTTTACGGCCTGCAACGCGATAACGTTACGATTATTTCGACGTTTTGTTGGATTTTGTCACAAAGAACACAGCTTTGAATGATGTATACcgtaaaaacgaagtcggtgaccctatctttattttgcatcattataacggaaatttatgtatcaacaacatatagttttttaagaaaaatctatggagtagaattagagatttggcgattttaagacaaattttagaaggtttttcgcagattttatgtgctttctatacaaatattcacccatattaaaagaaatcaatctgcaatttttcagataataaaagagataaatgtattattttttcgattttcagttgtaGATCAACAAGCTAAGGTTGTATGCATTTTTTTAGCAAAATCtgcgacatagcccatttactgttccttgaccttaaAGGCATCTGTTGGTAAAAGTCAAACTAagttaaaaatttgcaccgcttcaaataTGAAAtcaatgtaactgcttatatataaagaccattattagtctaataaagtATGCTTCTaagacaatccatcagtgctttttcttttgagggccttattaacatgccaatggaaTGATATGAATCGGCGACAAATTTTAGAAGGGTTTTcgccgattttatgtgctttctatacaaatgttcacccattttgtaagaattcaatcagtaatatttcaaatgataattgagataaatgcattattatTTCGATTTTCAGTTGAAGTTCATCGAGCCAGAGTTGTATAccaaattttactgaaatctaagacatagcccatttactgtaacttgaccttaagCAAAGGTGAAGAATAATTGTGGTTTGatgccagaaacacgaaaataattgaatttaacagaaaagaaacaaatatcggactttggaaagaGGGAGAGgaattttgatacattttatgaagttctccatacataatatcatttacaaaaaatcatcctacaacagttttaAAGCTGTACATGCCCGTGATTTCACGGTTGTGTTCTATTGTAAATATATGCTTCGGATGACATAGTTGTTTATTTTCTTGTGACATTTACCaatgttttccttttatatagatatatagggTCTGGCCGGTTAATCAGGAGGATATGTAGATACATTGTGTTAGTAAAAACGACTAAGTCCATTATAGTTAAAGTATTTAACACAATTTGTTACAAAAAAAGGCATTAAATAAGCAAACAATACCCATTTACGATAATTTTACGAAAATAACGTATTTCAATATAGTCAGTTATAATAgttacaatacattttttttcattcatttcattcTTTTCCATCAATCATCAACAAATAACATTTGGGTGCAAACAATTAACTGCATTATGTACACATTAtgactcttttaggtcattttttagtagcaataaacaaaaaaactatgttaattggacatgctttgatactatatatgcccttgaatttttactagataacatttttgttcgctttggggattccgtatatcgtcagattatcggaattccaatggggactaactgtgcaccacttattgcggacctgtttttgtattgttatgagttacaatttatgacaaaaataagcaaagacccatcgaaacaacatctgataaacaaatttaataatacttttagatatttggatgatattttggctctcaataatgacgacttcagtatgtatattaatgaaatttatcctgttgaacttactttaaataaagctaatactaacaatgaccactgcccttttctcgatcttgatatctatatcactaatggaaagctgaatactaaaatttatgataaaagggatgaattttcatttcctatcgttaattatccgtttttagatggtgacgttcccttgtcaccatcttacggtgtttatatatctcaacttgtacgattcgctcgtgtatgtaacaatgttttagatttcaacgagagaaatttatgtattactgaaaaattattacaccagggttttcgatatcacaaactagtcaaaacatttactaaattttatcatcggtataaagacattattcgtaaatatagctcaacatgcagacttttaatacgttcaggtatttcacatccaattttttatggtaatattctttataaagcacaaaggtgtcagtattcacctcagaaacttacaaaacctttgaatagacttattaagaagggatataattaccatactgttgtcaagtcattaaagattgcatattttggcgttaatattgagtcattgataaggtctttgcatcggaactaaacacatttattctaaaaacagttgttggcatgacacgggttatgttcttctcatatattttatgatggtatgatactaaacccctaacgggaaggattgtgcctgatgttcatatgatgaaataataatctttcagtcagtttagttgaagtctggagctggcatgtcagttaactgctagtagtctgttgttatttatgtattattgtcattttgtttattttctttggttacatcttctgacatcagactcggatttctcttgaactgaattttaatgtgcgtattgttatgcgtttactttactacattggttagaggtatagggggagggttgagatctcacaaacatgtttaaccccgccgcatttttgcgcctgtcccaagtcaggagcctctggcctttgttagtcttgtattattttaattttagtttcttgtgtacaatttggaaattagtatggcgttcattatcactggactagtatatatttgtttaggggccagctgaaggacgcctccgggtgcgggaatttctcgctacattgaagacctgttggtgaccctctgctgttgttttttatttgggcgggttgttgtctctttgacacattccccatttccattctcaattttatttttacaagtaaTAAGGGGACAACACGTCTTAAGGATTGTATTTTCCTTTTGTCAaaaaaggtaacagtagtataccgctgtgctATGTCAACCACTATCCTGCCTTGCTTATCACACATCATACATACTAACGTCATACTAACGTCATAAACTGGGACATACCTTTTATCAGATGTAATGTAAATAAGATGATAACTTAGTTTTGGATAGAGATTATATTTATCATAAACAACCGTAAATTGATTGTCATATGCTTATAAGTGTTGTTGTACTTTGCTGATGACGCTGCTCATCGACTATGATTTCTGATTTTGACAATATGGTTGAATTGTGAATTGTTTCTTTCGaaagttttgattttgacatagcagaaaataaaaattacaaaatactttGAACTcagatgaaaattcaaaacgcaaagtcTATAagcaattggcaaaatcaaaagctcaaaacactATAAAAAGTTAGCTCTACAACTAGTTTTAATTAACCATTGTCTACATAAATAATGCTTGCACGCAAAAAGTCAGTGCCGTCATCAGTCCGGACACCATTTTATCAATATacatcatgtaaatataagtttcaattgACATGTAAGATAAGCCACTAGTGTTTTAACAAAACTTGTTCTTTGAATGTCGCGGTTGAAAATGGTAGATGTCAAAACACCCCACAAGAACAAAGAAAATGTCCATTGTGCAGAGTTGTTATCGTTGACGAATACCACTATTTAATTTAATGGAATGCAATAGTCTAGTGACAGATAGAAAATTAGCAATCAACAAGAAATATCAAtagaattgaaatatttaaaattaaaaactattataaaccTCCGCAAAAAGAAAACTAATCTCGAGAATTGTGCCAATTTATAAGAATTATAAAGGAAAAACTGGAATCTCTCTTATATTTACCTATCCGATGTACTGCTCCTGATACCGTTGTAATATAATTAATATCTATGCTTCCTCAACAAATATACAACGCAATGTTATGTAAATTAATAAGTTTGTTTTCTGTatacaaattttcaatttatGTGATACCcgaattaaattaaatatatttaattttgtaacaGGACGGTGTCTTTTGCATGGAACGACATGCGAGATCTCATAACTCAATTTAAGTATAATTCTACAAAATACATATACAGTACTTGATTTTTGAACTTTGATGAcagttaaaatgatttttttgttttgcaatagATCGATATGGCACAGGCTGCGTCCAAAACGTGTGAAAGAGTCCTGGACATAACTATTGCGAACAGTGCGAACAGCTGTTTTGTGATGGATGTAAAATATCACATTTACGGGCAAAGATGGCCAAGAATCACACTTTTGTGAGTGGCATTCATATCAACCCACATTCATTTCTAAGTGGTCCAAATATAAACCCGGAAGTTAAACAATTCTGTAAAGAACATGATGAAAACTTTATATACTACTGCAAGGAATGTAATATGCCGATTTGCAAAATATGTGTGATTAAAAAACACAAATCACATGATTTTGCTGAAATCAAGGAATCAACTGACGGAATCAGAGATGAAGTCAAAAGAGTACTTGACATGCAGATTGGAAATCTACAGTCAAAAATATCAGATATTGAACAAGATTCAAATAAATATCAGTCTAATGTCAATGTAGTCATCCACGCTATCCGAGAAGAAGGGAAACACTTAAAAGAACAAATTGATATGAATGTTGAAAGCCTGGTTAGATCAGTAAAACAGAAAGAAACAAAGAATCTAGAAACTTTACGGTCCATTGAAAATGAGATAAAAACTGCTTTGAATAAGGCAAAAGAACAGCAGAAGATCTATCAGGACACACAAGGAATGAAAGATACAACAAAATTGATACAACAGCTAAAACAAATCAATTCACAAATTTGTCTTATAGACGAAAAGCCTATTCTAGCTATGCCGTTCGTCAAATATTCTGGAAAGAAGGTACCAGGTAGTGAAATTAAGAACCTGTTTGGGGATTTGACATTTGGGTATgtttgttttagttatttatttctttatagtTATTCGAGGTATATCGTTGATCGTTCTGGTATGTTTGGTTtggttatatttatttgtattatcagtcacaacaaatacaattttgtcattgcaatgTTACTTGATAGTAATTTTGGGATTCCGTCACAATCCAACGTTCTATGAACAAAGTAATGTATTTTCTGACATATGTTTTAACGGTGTAATATTGCCATCTTTAGGACGTATTATACTTTTTGAATTACGTGATTTTACAAATATCTACATACAAAACATGCATGACACTATAGGGTAGTTGAATATTGCCCCTGGCTGGGAAGATTTATAGGCGATCATCGTTTTGTTATGCACGGCCATAtcttgacaaatatttttttcacttgtGTCAAAATTCGAAGAAtaccaaacaaagatttgttattcaACAGTCGACGACGAAgttatgttttttcatttacatgattTCAAGCTTCTCATTTCAAAAGGTATAAAATATGTATGCTTCAAAccttgtttataaaatatttatgttgCGAACGTTTAGTGATAAACTTTTTGTTTTGCAAGATTAATTTTCATATATGAGGAAAGCATTATAAGGTCAAGTATGTATAGTATATGGCATCATTATtatgtttgtaaatatatttgcTAGTGTTATTTATCATTGCTCTTGTTATCATAATTTTGGTCAacgaaaaatatttgtatttacgtCTGTTGAGCAGTAAGCTTACTAACTTGTTGTTGaggattattgtaaaatttacatAGTTAACATAACCTGACCGGTCAAATTTTTCCTGACTTTGATTGGCGTGAATTGAAAAACAACCTTAAGATATAAACCTTTGAGTTTAAACACAATGGAAtgtattaaaatacaatacaacCATACTAACAAAAGCAAATTGGTAAGACAAAGGAATTCCATCTAACCTTCAAAGGGTACTAAAACCTTGACCTTTAAAAGGGGAGGTGGTCGTGGGTTAAATAGTGGTAGCATCATTTCTTTACATCTTTATAACTCGGTATTGCATCATATTTTGAAACATTGCGTCCTTAACTAGGTATActccattttattttatagttttgtacTCTATCCTTCGCctaacaatttaatatttttcagaaatcgaaaaataaacaGTTTGAAATGTTCATGTTTTACATTGACGTGAAACAACGGTTCATAATTTCTATTGATTCATATTTTGACAGATCCCAAATGTGGTTATTTGACATTTGAATTATAGCATTCAAATGAGCTCTATtctaaattgacaattttatagaTCCCATTGTCATTTCAAAGAgatggatggggtcattgaggatgtattcttctgacgtttcagtctcttTGAAATCATTCTGGAATTTTTTTCCAAAACCTGTAATACAAGtagaaaatatcaatatttaaaataaaaatcatgtgcatcccatatcatttttgacttttcaaaatttcttagatatgtctgtttttcaacatttttaacaaacacattgaaattatgtttttaaaattgagaacaattacaaatttacaaaattgacagcatggtaaatttgacacaaaaaggCATTATGGTGAACTTTCTTATATCAAcaacacctacctatagtattttttaagttaaatgtatTCAGACTGGTCCACTTTATCTTTATTGGAAGTAtggaacaaaaaaataattgtggaACGATAtaagcccaaaaataggtaaaaattgataaaaaattggAAAATCATTAAAATTGGGTATATTCAAAGGGCCATAGCAGAAAAAGAGGAGCACCACCATATGATtatttcttcaccaattatttgtgtagtcatataaaccaaaaaatGAGTTTTAGAAAAAAGtgtaaatttagaatttttggctcctcagggGTGTACATCCTTAAGTGCAAAAGTCAATATTTTTCAGTTGCTAAGGCACATGTTTTCATATATCAAATGCACGCATGTTATATATCAAATTTGTGTTCAGTAATGTAGAGTGTAAAACATGGAAAATCTTCGAGTGTTAGGTTGTTGTAATGTGTATCTGTAAGAACCTTAATTAGAATGCACATTGTTgacatgcatatatttttttcccaGAGAAACTCAAAAGAGAAGAAACCTCAAAACCTCAGATGAACGTCAGGTTTGTATTTATGATAACCATCAAATGTATATCAATTGTTATCATTTTTATGTCCGTACGATCTGTTAATTTACGTTAATTTCATCGTTAAAATCAGTTGTAACAGTTTTACTGCCTTAgtcagattttaaatattttttgtaaaatgtttacaCGGTTTGTATATCTGTAATTGATCgtgttctaatttttttttaaatattcctcTACAATTAACGAGTCTTGTGCTTCCGAAACATCCAtgcaattctgaaaaaaataatcaattaatgGCATATTGAGGTGAAAACTATATAGAACACATTGAAGGtgaataatttatataaaaaaaaagatatcagaTAAGTATATATAAAGTATTCGTTTATATTTTGCACATTTAGTCTAAACCAAGTATATTCGTCGTTTAAACCCTAACtgtgatctttaaaaaaaaacaatattgaagAAATTGGGCATAAATAAACTTTGCATACATGCACATTTCTGTTTAGAAAcattacaaatatattaaaacGTCTTATCAGGTAGAACATGatgtaaaaatattatgatatagTTATTCCCAGGGCTTCCGCTGGttgtcgccattttcgcaatttgcgaaaaaataataattgtggcgataaaaatttgtcatttgcgaaagaatttggcgaaaaaaataa contains:
- the LOC139484401 gene encoding E3 ubiquitin-protein ligase TRIM71-like produces the protein MAKNHTFVSGIHINPHSFLSGPNINPEVKQFCKEHDENFIYYCKECNMPICKICVIKKHKSHDFAEIKESTDGIRDEVKRVLDMQIGNLQSKISDIEQDSNKYQSNVNVVIHAIREEGKHLKEQIDMNVESLVRSVKQKETKNLETLRSIENEIKTALNKAKEQQKIYQDTQGMKDTTKLIQQLKQINSQICLIDEKPILAMPFVKYSGKKVPGSEIKNLFGDLTFGIDALRSFKSRHRQETENDNRPHEATENENQQPAVTDVQENECTGRTSECNQDDWV